A single window of Methanomassiliicoccales archaeon DNA harbors:
- a CDS encoding GTPase has protein sequence MRFIYFIGTAGSGKSTLVNAFREWMNLQGLDCISVNLDPGADIVPYPAEVDIRDWIRLSEVMDEYGLGPNGAQIVSSDLMALNIMEWAPTIDEFKTEYVLVDTPGQMELFTFRQSSELIIDQLGRQDSFLVFLSDPHLCKTPNGFVSSLMLCALTHFRFSIPIINVLSKVDLLSDTEIEMILEWSNSPEALNSSLVERDFSSQSLINLEFFRAMENVGMYREMTPVSSEESIGMEEIYNTIQQAFMGGEDLSKD, from the coding sequence GTGCGATTTATCTATTTTATCGGAACGGCGGGAAGTGGAAAGAGCACACTCGTGAATGCTTTCAGAGAGTGGATGAACCTTCAAGGATTGGACTGCATCTCAGTCAACCTTGACCCTGGAGCGGACATTGTTCCATATCCAGCGGAAGTGGATATCAGGGATTGGATACGGCTCTCGGAGGTCATGGATGAATATGGATTGGGCCCCAACGGAGCACAGATAGTCTCCTCTGACCTAATGGCACTCAATATAATGGAATGGGCCCCGACCATAGATGAATTCAAGACAGAATACGTGCTAGTGGACACGCCCGGTCAGATGGAACTCTTTACCTTCCGCCAGTCGAGCGAGTTGATAATCGATCAACTAGGCAGGCAGGATTCTTTCTTAGTATTCCTTTCCGATCCCCATCTGTGCAAAACACCTAATGGCTTCGTCTCATCACTGATGTTATGTGCCCTCACCCATTTCCGGTTCTCCATCCCCATAATAAATGTTCTCTCCAAGGTCGATCTGCTCTCCGATACTGAGATAGAAATGATCTTGGAATGGTCGAATTCTCCTGAGGCACTCAACAGCAGTCTGGTGGAGAGGGACTTCTCATCTCAATCCTTGATCAACCTGGAGTTCTTCCGGGCCATGGAGAATGTCGGTATGTATCGGGAGATGACACCGGTTTCCTCTGAGGAGTCCATAGGGATGGAGGAGATCTATAATACCATCCAGCAAGCCTTCATGGGCGGAGAGGACCTGTCCAAAGATTGA
- a CDS encoding DNA primase yields MRDSKETLKDLDLLLQELRERPNNCTLLVEGRKDKAALWVLGVEGDVMSIQNGKRIFQVAEELAREGREAIILTDWDRKGGQFCRLLKQALKACGVPHDDTKRAKLARLSKKEIKDVESLPAFMSRLVSETHKTR; encoded by the coding sequence ATGAGAGATTCGAAGGAGACCTTGAAGGATCTTGACCTACTGCTTCAGGAGCTTAGGGAGAGACCGAACAATTGCACCCTCCTAGTGGAGGGTAGGAAGGACAAGGCGGCCCTCTGGGTTCTTGGAGTCGAGGGAGATGTAATGTCCATCCAGAATGGAAAAAGAATTTTCCAAGTGGCCGAAGAGCTGGCAAGAGAAGGGCGAGAGGCAATAATACTAACGGACTGGGACAGAAAGGGCGGACAATTCTGCAGACTCCTGAAGCAAGCACTCAAAGCCTGTGGAGTTCCCCATGATGACACGAAGAGGGCAAAGCTAGCTAGACTTAGCAAGAAGGAGATAAAGGATGTGGAAAGCCTCCCCGCATTCATGTCAAGGCTAGTGTCTGAAACCCACAAGACACGCTGA
- a CDS encoding proteasome-activating nucleotidase, with protein MRDKIEVLERRNGELLEEIRRVEGEKRYVESELFRLQKDLKRMRAEMERLKSPPLIIGSVKDVLPDGRVIVKSSTGPDFIVSTSEYVPAEDLVVGARVSLNKQTLAVMGVLPPSLDPIVVGAEIIDKPKVNYKEIGGLEDQILEVREAVEDPLLKPDLYKKVGIEPPKGVLLVGPPGTGKTLLAKAVAHQTEATFIRFVGSELVQKYIGEGARLVRELFELAREKAPSIVFIDELDSIGAKRLEVATSGDREVQRTLMQLLSELDGFNPIGDVKIIGATNRPDILDEALLRPGRFDRVITIPIPGNEARVEIFRIHTKNMNVADDVDAQELAMKSDAATGADIKAMCTEAGMFAIRDDRDTVTMSDFERAIAKVQRSEEIKCIESGVMFA; from the coding sequence ATGAGGGACAAAATCGAAGTCCTCGAGCGGAGAAATGGGGAGCTCCTTGAGGAGATCCGCAGAGTCGAGGGTGAGAAGCGTTACGTTGAAAGCGAATTGTTCAGGCTACAAAAGGACCTCAAGAGGATGAGAGCTGAGATGGAGCGCTTGAAATCTCCACCGCTTATTATTGGATCTGTCAAGGATGTTCTTCCCGACGGAAGAGTCATTGTCAAGAGTTCCACAGGTCCAGATTTCATTGTGAGCACCTCGGAATACGTACCGGCAGAGGATCTTGTTGTCGGTGCAAGGGTCTCACTCAACAAACAGACCCTTGCAGTCATGGGGGTTCTGCCTCCGTCCCTTGACCCCATCGTTGTGGGAGCGGAGATCATTGACAAACCGAAGGTCAACTACAAGGAAATAGGGGGCCTAGAGGACCAGATACTCGAGGTCAGAGAGGCCGTAGAAGATCCATTGCTCAAGCCTGATCTCTACAAGAAGGTGGGTATCGAGCCGCCCAAGGGCGTCCTATTGGTTGGCCCACCAGGTACAGGAAAGACTCTGTTGGCAAAAGCGGTCGCTCACCAGACAGAAGCGACCTTCATTCGCTTCGTTGGCTCAGAATTAGTCCAGAAGTACATCGGTGAGGGAGCAAGACTGGTCCGAGAGCTCTTCGAGCTCGCGAGGGAGAAGGCTCCTAGCATTGTATTCATCGACGAGCTTGACTCAATTGGGGCAAAGAGGCTTGAGGTCGCGACTTCGGGTGACCGAGAGGTCCAGAGAACATTGATGCAGTTGCTTTCAGAGCTGGATGGATTCAACCCTATTGGGGACGTTAAGATCATCGGAGCGACCAACAGGCCGGATATTCTGGACGAGGCGTTACTGCGTCCCGGTCGATTCGACAGGGTCATCACTATTCCAATTCCAGGCAATGAGGCCAGGGTTGAGATCTTTAGGATCCACACCAAGAACATGAACGTCGCTGATGACGTTGACGCTCAAGAACTGGCGATGAAGAGTGACGCCGCCACAGGAGCCGACATCAAGGCAATGTGCACCGAAGCGGGCATGTTCGCCATACGTGACGACCGCGATACTGTCACCATGTCAGACTTCGAGCGCGCCATTGCCAAAGTCCAACGGAGCGAGGAAATCAAGTGCATCGAATCAGGTGTCATGTTTGCCTGA
- a CDS encoding TIGR00270 family protein, whose protein sequence is MMCELCGKETQRLNTALIEGTELKVCPECAKFGESQSTTKAETGPKTHIVQRLEKRERRMKTKDVYSQEEMVELAVDYSKRIREARMARDWKQETLAAKINEKKSVITNLESGHIKPNDALISKLERTLGITLKEKVPVLKTELKQGTSKGMTLGDFIRTEK, encoded by the coding sequence ATGATGTGTGAGCTTTGCGGTAAGGAAACACAGCGTTTGAATACGGCCCTTATAGAGGGGACTGAGCTGAAGGTATGTCCCGAATGCGCCAAGTTCGGTGAGAGTCAGTCCACAACAAAGGCTGAGACGGGTCCAAAGACTCATATCGTTCAGAGGCTGGAGAAGAGAGAACGCAGGATGAAAACCAAGGACGTTTACAGCCAGGAAGAGATGGTCGAGCTCGCAGTGGACTACTCCAAGAGGATCAGAGAAGCAAGGATGGCCCGCGATTGGAAGCAAGAAACTCTTGCAGCCAAGATCAATGAGAAGAAGAGCGTAATCACCAACCTGGAGTCTGGGCATATTAAACCCAACGATGCCCTCATCAGTAAGCTCGAGCGCACACTAGGTATTACATTGAAGGAGAAAGTCCCCGTCCTCAAGACGGAGCTCAAGCAGGGAACTTCAAAAGGAATGACCTTGGGGGATTTCATTCGGACCGAGAAGTAG
- a CDS encoding CBS domain-containing protein: MRRLSVRSIMTSSVISLKENDSLHRASIILAVNGISGAPVVDEREQLLGILSSMDILRFIKSYKDKMQIDQPALLLAVPLDDDIEDEGLKKAYREISETKVGEIMTRDVHSVSPDDKLIDALDLMLDKGVRRLPVVEKGRVVGIISRKDMVWAIYRDKA; this comes from the coding sequence ATGCGCCGACTAAGTGTCCGAAGCATCATGACCTCATCTGTGATATCTCTCAAAGAGAACGACAGCCTACACAGAGCTTCGATCATACTCGCCGTGAACGGCATTTCAGGCGCACCTGTCGTCGATGAGAGGGAGCAATTGCTAGGGATACTCAGCTCCATGGATATCCTGAGATTCATCAAGAGCTACAAGGACAAGATGCAGATCGACCAACCGGCCCTCCTACTGGCCGTCCCGCTGGATGATGACATCGAGGACGAGGGCCTAAAAAAGGCATACCGAGAGATATCAGAAACCAAGGTGGGTGAGATTATGACCAGGGATGTCCACTCGGTCAGTCCGGATGATAAACTGATTGATGCTCTTGATTTGATGTTGGACAAAGGAGTGAGAAGGTTGCCCGTCGTGGAGAAGGGGAGAGTGGTGGGTATCATTTCCAGAAAGGATATGGTTTGGGCGATCTACAGGGACAAGGCCTGA
- a CDS encoding KamA family radical SAM protein produces MDENIDSGFDQIEHSSSNTASTFRATKEDIWEADPEFKRVLFGSQDLEDARHRLYGLLTKREFWLHSKDCDLDDLERTNALSCVYVLKQFLSSKNEEMTGASVIEVLHGLASNSKEWEEQVSGAFLIEMKRLLEGSLGLSGIYSGESLDFLRLEGKKAAFLRSDFLDDFAGRCWDRIRSYPTGLDADVRVLREENRDRILDYLGGTIEDWNDYKWQIRNVIRGIDPLQDLIELTQEEKKAVNIANENHIPFGITPYYVSLMDREPSRRNDHAIRAQVIPPLDYITTMVEHRDDREYALDFMREHDTSPVPLVTRRYPMIAIMKPYNTCAQICVYCQRNWEIDEVLCPTSMASKRDLELAISWFQEHPTVTEVLVTGGDPGLMGDQVLDRILSRLSEIEHVERIRLGTRVPVVLPMRINDAFVDVLAKYHIAPEREVCLVTHYEHSYEVTPESMKAIQRIRRVGMGAYNQQVFTFENSRRFETAALRLALKRIGVDPYYSFNTKGKEETRYYRVPIARILQERKEEARVLPGIVRTDEPVFNIPAIGKNPLRSCQHHKYIMLSLLGERFYEFHPWEKNIHQAETFIFKDIPILDYLDRLEAIGEDVSEYGNIWYYF; encoded by the coding sequence ATGGACGAGAATATCGACTCTGGGTTTGACCAAATAGAGCACTCAAGCTCAAACACCGCCTCCACGTTCAGGGCAACCAAGGAGGACATTTGGGAAGCGGATCCTGAATTCAAAAGGGTGCTCTTCGGTTCACAAGACTTGGAGGATGCAAGGCATCGACTCTACGGTCTTCTTACCAAGAGGGAGTTCTGGCTTCACTCAAAGGATTGCGATCTGGATGATCTTGAGCGCACCAACGCGCTAAGTTGCGTCTACGTTCTCAAGCAATTCCTTTCCTCAAAGAACGAGGAGATGACCGGTGCAAGCGTCATCGAGGTGCTCCATGGCCTAGCCTCAAATTCCAAGGAGTGGGAAGAACAGGTTTCTGGTGCATTTCTCATCGAGATGAAAAGGTTGCTAGAGGGGTCCCTTGGCCTTTCGGGAATCTACTCGGGAGAATCCCTCGACTTCCTAAGGCTCGAGGGTAAAAAGGCCGCTTTCCTCAGATCAGACTTCCTTGATGATTTTGCGGGTCGCTGCTGGGATAGAATTCGCTCGTATCCCACGGGGCTGGATGCGGATGTAAGGGTTCTTAGGGAAGAGAACAGGGATAGAATTCTTGATTATCTTGGCGGAACCATAGAAGACTGGAACGATTACAAGTGGCAAATTAGGAATGTAATCAGGGGAATCGATCCTCTTCAGGACCTCATCGAGCTCACTCAGGAAGAGAAGAAGGCGGTGAACATCGCAAATGAGAATCACATACCCTTTGGAATCACCCCATATTACGTATCGCTCATGGACCGCGAACCATCTCGGAGAAACGATCATGCGATCAGGGCGCAGGTGATCCCTCCTCTGGATTATATCACGACCATGGTGGAGCACAGAGACGACAGGGAGTATGCACTCGATTTCATGCGGGAACATGATACATCCCCGGTCCCTCTAGTAACAAGACGATATCCCATGATAGCCATAATGAAGCCCTACAACACCTGTGCCCAGATCTGCGTTTACTGTCAGAGGAATTGGGAGATAGACGAGGTTCTTTGCCCGACTTCCATGGCGTCCAAGAGAGATTTGGAGTTGGCGATCTCGTGGTTTCAGGAGCATCCCACGGTGACCGAAGTCCTGGTGACTGGGGGAGATCCGGGTCTTATGGGAGATCAGGTGCTTGACAGGATACTATCTCGCCTATCTGAGATAGAGCATGTGGAGAGGATAAGGCTCGGGACTAGGGTTCCAGTCGTTCTGCCCATGAGGATCAATGACGCTTTCGTTGATGTTCTGGCCAAGTACCACATTGCCCCTGAAAGAGAGGTTTGTCTTGTCACTCATTATGAGCACTCATATGAGGTAACCCCCGAGTCAATGAAGGCAATACAGAGGATCAGAAGAGTGGGGATGGGTGCGTATAACCAGCAGGTATTCACTTTCGAGAACAGCAGAAGATTCGAGACCGCCGCGCTTAGGTTGGCCCTTAAACGCATAGGGGTGGATCCATACTACAGTTTCAATACGAAGGGCAAGGAAGAGACTAGATACTACCGAGTGCCCATCGCAAGGATTCTCCAGGAGAGGAAAGAGGAAGCGAGGGTACTTCCCGGCATCGTGAGGACCGACGAACCCGTATTCAACATACCAGCCATTGGTAAGAACCCCCTCAGATCCTGCCAGCACCACAAATATATAATGCTCTCCCTCCTTGGAGAAAGATTCTATGAGTTCCATCCCTGGGAAAAGAACATCCATCAGGCTGAAACCTTCATCTTCAAGGACATCCCCATCCTGGATTATCTCGACCGTTTGGAAGCGATTGGAGAGGACGTCAGCGAATATGGCAATATCTGGTACTACTTCTGA
- a CDS encoding MBL fold metallo-hydrolase: MGANGIELHVLASGSDGNCAVLQADGVSVMIDAGLSGRAISRLASAAGLDLKEVTAILITHEHVDHVKGAGVLSRRFDIPLYANLRTFNASNIGKVSSWVEFQTFSMFRIGDLQINPLPTSHHAVKPTAFSFSFDGKKCLVATDLGKVTPEIQVELEESGLAMLESNHDIDMLMNGSYPQFLKTLIKGERGHLSNDDCAEALSKGHTDGRKVFLAHISKNNNRPEIARRTVAASLGCSTNRLHCLEEDAEVKCVTYP; this comes from the coding sequence TTGGGTGCTAATGGTATAGAACTCCATGTACTGGCAAGCGGGAGTGATGGCAACTGTGCCGTGCTTCAAGCCGATGGTGTCTCGGTAATGATCGACGCCGGGCTCAGCGGAAGAGCCATATCGAGATTGGCCAGTGCGGCGGGTCTTGACCTCAAAGAAGTTACTGCCATTCTTATCACCCATGAACACGTAGACCATGTCAAGGGCGCTGGCGTGCTCTCGAGAAGGTTCGACATCCCACTCTATGCCAACCTTAGGACATTCAACGCTTCGAACATAGGGAAAGTCAGTAGTTGGGTGGAGTTTCAAACATTTTCCATGTTCAGGATAGGTGATCTTCAGATCAATCCATTACCAACCTCTCACCACGCGGTGAAACCCACCGCGTTCTCCTTCTCCTTCGATGGAAAGAAATGCCTGGTGGCCACCGATCTCGGAAAGGTTACACCCGAAATCCAGGTGGAGTTGGAGGAGTCTGGCCTCGCAATGTTGGAATCCAATCACGATATCGATATGCTGATGAACGGCTCCTATCCACAGTTCTTGAAAACCCTCATCAAAGGGGAAAGAGGTCACCTCTCTAACGACGATTGCGCAGAGGCCCTTTCCAAGGGTCATACTGATGGAAGGAAGGTATTTCTGGCACACATCAGTAAGAATAACAATCGTCCCGAGATAGCCAGGAGAACCGTGGCTGCGTCCCTGGGATGCTCGACGAACCGATTGCACTGCCTCGAAGAGGATGCTGAGGTCAAGTGCGTTACATATCCCTAG
- a CDS encoding DUF2240 family protein, whose translation MSSLQQVLALIFKRKGKGVLSEKEFVFSASIDFRWFTPKEAQLLLDLGLKNKLVEKTNGFIKPTFDYKKIDVPLDFRPSKDVLSQPEAIDQEKPLFPQILDEITRYSGMKRRDVVARINHTQERVNVDIEVAALVVARDIGMDIKDLIQDVREEIISR comes from the coding sequence ATGAGCTCACTTCAACAGGTACTTGCACTTATCTTCAAACGCAAAGGAAAGGGTGTCCTTTCGGAGAAAGAATTCGTCTTCTCCGCATCCATAGATTTCAGATGGTTCACACCGAAGGAGGCTCAGTTGCTCCTTGACTTGGGACTTAAGAACAAACTTGTGGAGAAGACCAACGGCTTCATCAAACCTACATTCGACTACAAGAAAATCGATGTTCCCCTAGACTTCAGACCAAGCAAGGATGTACTTTCTCAACCGGAGGCTATTGATCAGGAAAAGCCACTGTTTCCCCAAATCCTGGATGAGATCACGAGGTACTCGGGGATGAAGAGGAGAGATGTGGTAGCCCGGATCAACCACACCCAAGAGAGAGTGAATGTAGACATTGAGGTCGCCGCACTGGTCGTGGCCAGGGATATTGGCATGGATATAAAGGATCTAATCCAAGATGTAAGAGAGGAAATCATCTCTCGGTGA
- a CDS encoding YggU family protein codes for MDIGHEASEYRKVTGEGKVYHISAVCKNVDPGVVLREVDGGTEIDVSVSPNSSYSGIEGVDPWRKRLVVRVKAMPKDGRANKELCDILSNVFSVPATVIRGQTSRTKTIMVPLDSESVLAIIEGAI; via the coding sequence ATGGACATTGGACATGAAGCTTCCGAATACAGGAAGGTAACGGGCGAAGGTAAGGTTTATCACATATCAGCGGTGTGTAAGAACGTGGACCCTGGAGTTGTGTTGAGAGAGGTCGATGGAGGAACAGAAATCGACGTTTCCGTCTCTCCTAACTCCTCTTATTCAGGGATCGAGGGAGTCGATCCCTGGAGGAAACGCCTAGTGGTCAGGGTGAAGGCGATGCCCAAGGATGGAAGGGCCAACAAGGAACTTTGTGATATCCTATCTAATGTATTTTCGGTTCCAGCGACGGTCATCAGGGGACAGACAAGCCGGACAAAGACGATCATGGTACCCTTGGACAGTGAAAGCGTTCTAGCGATAATTGAGGGAGCCATATGA